The following coding sequences are from one Tachysurus vachellii isolate PV-2020 chromosome 7, HZAU_Pvac_v1, whole genome shotgun sequence window:
- the slc7a8a gene encoding solute carrier family 7 member 8a, whose product MTDGPRHRGSAASGCGEEATQAGKGEGQSSVALKKEIGLGSACGIIIGNIIGSGIFVSPKGVLENASSVGLALIVWIVTGVITAIGALCYAELGVTIPKSGGDYSYVKDIFGGLAGFLRLWIAVLVIYPTNQAVIALTFSNYVLQPLFPTCFPPENGLRLLAALCLLLLTWVNCSSVRWATRVQDVFTAGKLLALILIIIMGIVQICKGDYYWLEPVNAFEPFQDYDVGLIALAFLQGSFAYGGWNFLNYVTEELVDPYVNLPRAIFISIPLVTFVYVFANIAYVTAMSPQELLASNAVAVTFGEKLLGVMSWIMPISVALSTFGGVNGSLFTSSRLFFAGAREGHLPSLLAMIHVKRCTPIPALLFTCISTLLMLCTSDMYTLINYVGFINYLFYGVTVAGQIVLRIKQPDMPRPIKISLVWPVIYLLFWAFLLVFSLYSEPVVCGIGLAIMLTGVPVYFLGVYWDSKPQCFNTFVDKMTYLGQKFCVVVYPAEDEKPEDGSGGEGIEMKEESAPLSGANSAAPNSADC is encoded by the exons GTAACATCATAGGCTCGGGGATCTTCGTCAGTCCTAAGGGTGTGCTGGAGAATGCTAGCTCTGTGGGCTTAGCACTCATCGTCTGGATCGTTACAGGAGTCATTACTGCCATCGGTGCTCTCTGCTATGCAGAACTAGGGGTCACCATCCCTAAATCTGGTGGTGACTACTCTTATGTTAAGGACATCTTCGGCGGATTGGCAGG GTTCTTGAGATTATGGATTGCCGTATTGGTGATCTACCCCACCAACCAAGCAGTCATCGCTCTCACCTTCTCCAACTATGTTCTTCAGCCGCTCTTCCCTACCTGCTTCCCGCCAGAGAATGGCCTTCGCCTACTCGCAGCCCTGTGTCTCT TGCTGCTGACTTGGGTGAATTGTTCCAGTGTGCGCTGGGCCACTCGCGTACAGGACGTGTTCACTGCCGGCAAACTCCTGGCCCTCATCCTTATCATCATCATGGGCATTGTTCAGATCTGCAAGG GCGACTATTATTGGCTGGAGCCAGTCAATGCCTTCGAGCCGTTTCAGGACTATGATGTGGGTCTGATAGCTCTAGCATTTCTGCAAGGCTCTTTTGCTTATGGAGGTTGGAACTTCCTTAACTATGTGACAGAGGAACTGGTTGATCCCTATGT AAACCTGCCTCGTGCGATCTTCATCTCCATCCCTCTGGTGACTTTTGTTTACGTGTTTGCTAACATTGCCTACGTCACTGCCATGAGCCCTCAGGAGCTGTTGGCCTCCAACGCTGTTGCTGTG ACGTTTGGTGAGAAGCTGTTGGGAGTGATGTCATGGATCATGCCCATCTCGGTAGCTCTGTCCACCTTTGGGGGGGTCAACGGCTCCCTCTTCACCTCCTCTCG GTTGTTCTTCGCCGGGGCCAGAGAGGGCCATCTTCCCAGCCTGCTAGCTATGATCCATGTAAAGCGCTGCACACCTATTCCTGCTCTGCTCTTTACT TGTATCTCAACCCTTCTGATGCTGTGCACTAGCGATATGTACACGCTTATCAACTACGTGGGCTTCATCAACTACCTCTTCTATGGTGTCACAGTCGCTGGGCAGATTGTCCTGCGCATCAAACAGCCTGACATGCCACGACCAATCAAG ATCAGCCTCGTGTGGCCCGTGATCTATCTGTTGTTCTGGGCCTTCCTCCTGGTCTTCTCTCTGTACTCTGAACCTGTGGTTTGTGGCATCGGCCTGGCTATTATGCTCACCGGAGTGCCTGTCTACTTCCTGGGTGTCTACTGGGACAGCAAGCCTCAGTGCTTCAACACATTTGTTG ATAAGATGACATACCTGGGCCAGAAGTTCTGTGTGGTTGTCTATCCTGCAGAGGACGAGAAACCCGAAGATGGCAGCGGAGGAGAAGGGATCGAGATGAAGGAGGAGTCTGCTCCTCTGTCTGGAGCGAACAGCGCGGCACCAAACTCGGCCGATTGCTGA